One segment of Rattus norvegicus strain BN/NHsdMcwi chromosome 16, GRCr8, whole genome shotgun sequence DNA contains the following:
- the Adam34 gene encoding a disintegrin and metallopeptidase domain 34 isoform X1 gives MVTVGEAMVHKRDMFLKFCLWKMFFLSAWSPMGHAKYSSFPEAVIPLRVTVTNRNNISPGWLSYNLNIEGQRHIINMKPKKNLISRNFILFTYTQQGDLLEEQPFVQNDCYYLGYVDEDPESLVIINTCFGSLQGILEINGTTYEIMPKSSSSTFEHLAYKVDTDKSESFTMRCGLSEKEIARQMKLQENNDSILLQNPYENWWTHHRFIDYFVVLDHNRYVHRNNNTTTCIQDMLQIVNGINGYYLQIDTDVVLTTLQVWSERNLVNVEQDIQMVLTAFCTWKINTIGNRIRHDIIHLYVKRGYGIYLGLANVGTVCITLNCAVNSFISDSLSDMAFIIAHEMGHNLGMMHDVSGCTCGRQSCIMAPYKSNSPKFSNCSYEEMYSVVNKRSCLYDIPDALKTNLTLTVCGNKMVEEEEQCDCGNLESCLKDPCCSEDCVLKPGAQCAFGLCCKDCQFLPTGTVCRKEKNECDLPEWCNGSSHECPGDVYKEDGNPCSGDGYCYKMACHQHDEQCRNIFGNGSRSAGEICYTEMNKRGDRFGNCGNDSSKYRRCQPADVFCGRIQCENVTELPQRKNHETVHYTHFNNVTCWTMDYHFGIPIDDFGAVSDGTVCAPDYLCVDRKCVSKSVLISNCSPQLCNMQGVCNNKHHCHCDITWEPPDCRLRGYGGSIDSGPPPVISSPTNWSMYFLAFLILYVLGLISLYGLRKLRK, from the coding sequence ATGGTGACTGTGGGTGAGGCCATGGTCCATAAAAGGGACATGTTCCTTAAGTTCTGCCTGTGGAAGATGTTCTTCCTCTCTGCATGGTCACCAATGGGCCATGCTAAGTACAGTAGCTTTCCAGAAGCAGTGATACCCTTGAGGGTCACTGTCACTAACAGAAATAATATTTCCCCAGGTTGGTTGTCCTATAACCTGAACATTGAGGGGCAGAGACACATAATCAATATGAAACCCAAAAAAAACTTGATATCCAGAAACTTCATACTATTCACTTATACTCAGCAAGGTGATCTCCTTGAAGAACAGCCTTTTGTGCAAAATGACTGCTACTACCTCGGTTATGTGGATGAAGACCCAGAGTCCCTTGTTATTATTAACACCTGTTTCGGGAGTTTGCAAGGCATACTAGAGATAAACGGCACAACTTATGAAATCATGCCCAAGAGCTCAAGTTCAACATTTGAACATCTGGCTTATAAAGTGGACACTGACAAGTCAGAATCATTCACCATGAGATGCGGGTTATCAGAAAAGGAAATAGCACGACAAATGAAGCTCCaagaaaacaatgactccatTCTTTTGCAAAACCCATATGAGAATTGGTGGACACATCACAggtttattgattattttgttgtACTAGACCATAATCGGTATGTTCATAGAAATAATAATACCACAACTTGTATCCAAGATATGTTGCAAATAGTCAATGGAATAAATGGGTACTATCTTCAAATAGATACTGATGTGGTTTTAACCACTCTTCAAGTGTGGAGTGAAAGAAACTTAGTCAATGTAGAACAAGATATACAGATGGTCTTAACTGCGTTCTGTACTTGGAAGATAAATACGATTGGCAATCGTATTAGACATGATATCATACACCTTTATGTCAAACGTGGATATGGTATATATTTAGGTTTAGCTAATGTAGGTACAGTTTGTATAACTCTTAATTGTGCAGTTAAcagtttcatttctgattcattGTCAGACATGGCATTCATTATAGCACATGAGATGGGTCATAACTTGGGTATGATGCATGATGTCAGTGGATGTACTTGTGGGAGACAAAGCTGCATAATGGCCCCATATAAGTCTAATTCCCCCAAATTCAGCAACTGTAGTTATGAAGAAATGTATTCAGTTGTAAACAAAAGAAGTTGCTTATACGATATTCCAGATGCACTGAAAACAAACCTGACCCTGACTGTGTGTGGAAATAAGATGGTTGAGGAAGAAGAGCAGTGTGATTGTGGGAACTTGGAATCCTGTCTGAAAGATCCATGCTGTAGCGAGGACTGTGTTCTCAAACCTGGTGCACAATGTGCTTTTGGGCTTTGTTGCAAAGATTGCCAGTTCCTTCCAACAGGCACTGTgtgtagaaaagagaaaaatgaatgtgATCTTCCCGAGTGGTGCAATGGATCTTCACACGAGTGTCCAGGAGATGTGTATAAAGAGGACGGAAACCCTTGTAGTGGTGATGGCTACTGCTATAAAATGGCATGTCATCAACATGATGAACAGTGTCGAAATATTTTTGGCAATGGAAGTAGAAGTGCCGGTGAAATTTGCTACACGGAAATGAACAAACGGGGTGACCGTTTCGGTAACTGTGGTAATGATAGTTCTAAATACAGAAGATGCCAACCTGCTGATGTATTCTGTGGGCGAATTCAGTGTGAGAATGTGACAGAACTTCCCCAGAGGAAAAACCACGAAACAGTGCATTATACTCACTTCAATAATGTCACCTGCTGGACTATGGACTATCATTTTGGGATACCCATAGATGACTTTGGAGCAGTGAGCGATGGCACAGTTTGTGCTCCAGACTATTTATGTGTTGACAGAAAGTGTGTCAGCAAGTCTGTTCTGATAAGTAACTGTTCACCACAGTTATGCAATATGCAAGGTGTCTGCAACAATAAACACCACTGCCATTGTGACATCACATGGGAACCACCGGACTGTCGACTACGTGGCTATGGAGGTAGTATAGATAGTGGACCACCTCCAGTGATCTCATCTCCTACCAATTGGAGTATGTACTTCCTAGCTTTTTTAATTCTGTATGTGCTTGGCTTAATTTCTTTGTATGGCCTTCGTAAGTTAAGGAAATGA